TGGTGTCTCAGCGGTAAGAGTATTGGACTatcgatgacagggttgtgggttcgatacccgggctcacggttgggcccttgagcaagagtgccgcagcaatggctgcccaccgctctgggcatgtgtgctcactgtccactggtgtgtatgtgtgtgtgtgttcactgcgtGGAGGACAAATCCCTCCCTCTAAAACCACCCAGCCTTCTCCTCCAGAGGACTGACAGCATGCAAAATGCTCTTCACTCTTTATTTAATGGATTGGGGCCCCAGCATCTAGCTATACGCCCTATTTCTGCCTCTCTACAGTAACTCAGCAAGCCCCTCTCCAGCATCAGCAAACAAGCGGACAATTGACTGAGCCAGAGGTGGTCTCGTGACGCCGGGAATTTCTCCGCGAGCCGTATAAACAGCACATTGTGGTCGGGACAATCGGCCAttttgtctccctctctctctctctctctctctctctctctgctgagtGTGTCGAGGCTTCTGGCCACAGCATGCTTGTTATGATTGCGTTAAATAATGTGATGTCGCCTCCTCCCCGCAGCTCTGGAATTTAGAGGCGCTgcccacacccccaccccctccccccgtctctcctctcctctgctctgctctgctcatcGCCAGTGAGAGCAGGAGAATCGACTCAGTTCACCGAACCGATTCTTTACAGCTGTCCGTTTTATTATAGTAAGACAATCCATTCACAGATCGAGACACGACTGATTCAGTCCGGCGGTTCAGTGATGGAGCCTGGCACTGATGTTTACACATTTCATTTCCTGAATTACAACACCAATAATATTCATTTCTAAATTCAGTAAGCTATTCGAGGTTGTGCGTTACTGTGACTCTTTACCTCGACATTAAATGGATACCAATGGGAATTTCGATTTTTTTGAGATTCGACTCAGTTCGAGTTCATCGAACCGATTCATTACATCGTCGATTCAAttgtttgtgttatttattaattgtttatgttaacaaatttaaaaatatttaagaaaaacaTAAGCAACTGAATCGTCGGTGTAATTAATCGGCTCGGTGAACTGATCTCGGCTCAAatctctaaaaataaataaataaataataatatatatatatatattatttatttatggttagtgtatatatatatatatatatatatatatatatatatatggttaatGTGAGGATTATTTGAACCTGttgaattttgaaaaaaaattatatatatatatatatttttaattaattaattaatttatttttattattcctaTTAAAGGTTAATGTGAAGATTATTTGAACCTGTTGATCTGTATCCTCAGGCTTTTacgcattgcactgctgccacatgattggctgctCATAAAACGCATGAATAGATCCTAATGAATCGCTAGGTGAGTGTATGCTACATAGATGCTAGACTGTAAGTGGATCATGGCACAAGATGATCAAgaaatgttgaattttggttctTCTGAACTCCAATTATGGGATGAAAAAACTGATTCATTAATGATTCGGATGCTCCGGCTCAGGCTGAAAAGAACCGATTCAAATGAACGATTCGCTCGGGAGTTGGTCGTcgctcttctccttctcctctccacATTTCTCCATTCACGCCCCCCAGCCTACTGTAGCTGCCCTCGTCGCAAGGGGACGGAAAAGGGGGGGGCATCGTCTGAAATCTGGGACTGGGCCGTGCCGGGGGGCTCCACGGTGAAATCCTAGAAGCCAGCGCGAGCCAATGCGCGCGACGCGGGCTGAGGACGCAGTCTCTGGTGGAGCGCAGAAAGGGGGGCAAAAGATaagtgcgcgcgcgcgcgcgtggaGCAAGCTCTGGGGACGCGACGCACTGCTAATGGAGCTGACAGCCTAGGACCCCCACCATCAGTAGGTGTAGGTGGCCTAGCTGCGTTTCGGGGTCGACGCATCAGGAGCGTCGCTGGGAGCTGCACGCGCGCGCTGATACCCTGGACTCATCTGCAACAGCAACTATGGAGCTTCTTTCTCCATTGCTCTGACCTCGTGATAGACAGGAGCCAATCACAACTGAGCACAGACCCTCTCTGATCCATCGCAGCGCGCAGGAGAACGGGAGGAGGAGAGCTTTTGGAAGCCCCGAGTGCGCGCGGAGGGaggtggagaaggagagagagaggagggagggagggagggggaagaTGGAGGGAACGCTGTTGGCCTTGCAGCGTAACCCTGGCCTCTCCGTGCTCTTCTTCTCGCTCGTGTTCCGGGTGGTCCATCGCCTCCTGCGCCTCCTGCCTGCCCCCAAAGCGGTGCAGCTGGATGAGGTTCGCTGCTGGAAGTGGAGGAATCTGTGCGTGTCTCTGGTGCACGCGATGCTCACCGGCCCCTGGGCTGTCACCTGGTGCGTGAGATCTTTGTCTGCTCTCCTGCAACCCGCATGCATCTGGGGGCTAGATTTGGGGTGCCCCCCAGTCCTGGTCCTGAAGATCTACCGCCCTGCACTGCTCAGATATGTAGATGTTCCTTTTGGCTTAAACCTTGATCAGGGGGTTGAGTTTAAGGCTGAAGGATGGTGGTTCAGGGGTGTAGGCACGCCGGGCACGTGCCTTTGTTGACAATGCACtgttgactgttgacgtctgcctaggctgcCTTGAAAtcgacctgaacacacctcatttcgagaccaccgctcCCATCACACCATTACTATTTAAACCATACAGGCagaaggtgtgaaaatagactgttgccGCGGCGTAACATAGCAACGAGCATTGCGAAAGCGTCATGCGCAGGGTGTGAGATAGGACCCTTGAACTTTCAGTTTTAGCATAGATGTATTATCATGTTTTGCAACCCTGGAGGACTGATTGATTAACCTCGTTTCATACAATGGAACCTTTCTAGAGTGAATATCCATAGGTACAACAGCCTACTACACCCACAGGCTACTCCATTAAACCACCACCTGCTATGCCATTAAGCTTTTGGTCAGTAATTGATCATAATACAGAAACTGCTCTGAATTATTTGGCGGTAGTTCTAGCATAATAGCATTTTTTGTgtgtggcgtcccacagggtCCTGTTATAGGGCCTATGAAGTTGATGTTAATTCATAGAGAACTGCAgctgtgagggtgaagaactgtAGTGTGGGCGAATGTACAGGGTATAAGGAGTTAATCACAGGTACATATCTGACTATAGGACCGGCTGTGGTCTAAAATGACCTACGGTAATGGGCTGGAAGGTGGCTGCATCAACTTCAATCTGTAATTGTACATCAGAACAGTCCAGAGTGGATGTCTAGACAAAGCCAGAGAACTGTCCTTTGTGGTTTAAGGCAGTTAATAACCAGACtgggacatttttattgtttatttatttattataataaacttttaatatttaatttgagCTGTTTCTCGTCTCCCTGCAGTGTGTGTCTATGGCCGGAGATGCTGAATAACATCCACTCCTACTACACGCCAGTGTCCTACCTGCTCCTCTGTGTTTCATCAGGTCAGTAGCAACCCCCACCTCACCTACAGGCTAGCTTTTCTGGTAGTCATAAATAAGGTCAAAAATAATCTGAACTGACCCTGCAGTTTTGTCCAGTGGCATCGCCAGTGACCGCAAGAGGCTATGCGGAGGTTGTTTACACTCATGACATATCAGTGGTGGTTCTGTCACACTGCTAATATTGGCTACAgtgaaatataattataattaggCCCTGACTTCATTGTGACGAGTGGGACATATAAAGTCAGTTGGTCAGTTAACACTGCtggactctacaagaaaggTCAGAGCAGACTCTAGCTACTGAGGAGATTGCTGTCCTTTGGAGtaccatcttttatggagtggtagCATCTTGACGGCAGACAAGAAGAGACTGAATAGACTCATGAAGAGGGCTgtccggctctgtcctgggatgcttcttagacccagtgcaggtggtgggagacaggaggatgacagccaagctggcatccatgctggagaacagctcccaccccatgcatgagactctggcagcactgtaaataatctgtaaataatattgttattgcttttgttatttatattatgtgtatataggggtaatttatctacatttttgcatctgagtgtcttgctatgccttttctgctgtgacactgagaatttccccactgtgggactaataaaataaaataaatgatcttATCTGATCTTAGAACATCGACCAATGACTAAACTGTGTGACCTGGATACAGTCTTcacttttatttctatttattatttagtattacttatgatttattatatgctatttaatattttatacatgACTACCATATATATAACATAGCAAATTATAATTATAGTCATGTGAGCTGGCCAATTTTGGGTACCCCATTTTTTTCTTATGAAAAACTGTCTCTGATGTCTCAAACAGTACAGTCACTCACTGTAGACCACCCCCCCTCCCATTAAAAGACCACCACTGTTGATACCAAATATTACTTGGCTGGTGGACCATTCTCACGGCCAATGTCAACATGGCAAtggtgagccagacacagcagAGGTTTAAACCTATGTGAGCACCTACTGTCCATTTAGTCACACTTCCCCTTAATCAAGGGTCAGATTCTGACCACAAGACCACTGTAGGCTGAACCTGATGCCCTAAGAATGGTCAACCCCCCCAAAATAATACCTGGTCAGCAGTGATCCTATAGCTCTACCTTGATGAGCAGGATAGAGGGGGATGCATTTATTGTCCAGCAGCAGTCCTTATGTCCTATAACGTGCACTTATAtgatgggtgtttctaataaaatggccagtacgTATGAGTATTTCATGTGATGCTTCCATGTGATCATTTTTTAGCCCCCCCCCCATGTCACTTTCTCCCTGAACGAGCTGTATGCTTCTAAGATGATAGATAAGACAGTAGATAAggtgagccataacattaaaaccaccaagGCCAAGGCCgagttgtgatggctagacggcTGGATCGGACCATCTCCAAtacagcaggtcttgtggggtgtttctcgATATGCGGGAATCTTAGTCCAGATCTCAAACATTAGGTAGAATTGTTAATTGCAATAACCTGGACGCAGGTAATGAGCGCTTTCAGGGGCTCCTGGGTTAGATCTGAATGCTCCAGGGTGGTAGACCTCCAAAACAATGGCCGAGCTGACAGTGACGATGATGAATGAGCCAGTGTGTATCCAAGCTAATCCTGCGCTCTTGTTCTCACAGGGTACTTTGTTCAGGACACGGGCGACATTCTGTTCTCTGGCCATGCCAGAGGCTCATGGGAgttcctgcttcatcacttcTTGGTGAGTTTTGCTTGGTTTTCACAGGGCAGTCGCTCTGAAACGGTCGGTCTGTTGAGTGACCGTGCACAAGCCAGAGTGTCGGAGTGCGTTTGCCAGTGTTCTGTTTGAACCTGCCACACAAAAGAGGTCATTTGAGGTAGGATACTCTGTGGGCGTGCTGATGTTCCACACAGACGTCTCTGTGTTTCAGGCAGACTGTCAGTTCTCGCTGTCAGGGAACAACACAGCCTTTCTGTCAACAGctgtaaacacacaaaaaaaatctccCTTAGCAGctagaaatgagaaatgatgTGCACACGTCCTTCATATGAGCAGTCGAAAAATACCTGGAACGTCTGACTGTGCAGCCGTTACTGTAGAactgttaatatatatatatatatatatacagtacaggccaaaagtttggacaccttctcattcaatgcgttttctgtatttacatgactatttacattgtagattctcactgaaggcatcaaaactatgaatgagcacatgtggagttatgtacttaataaaaaaggtgaaattcacatgttttatatgtcttaaaaatagccaccctttgctctgattactgctttgcacactcttggcattctctcaatgagcttcaagaggtagtcacctgaaatggttttccaACAGTCTTGAAGGAGTTCCCAGAGGTGTTTAGCATTTGTTGGCCCCTTTGCCTTCACTCTGCGGTCCAGCTCACCCCAAACCATCTCGATTGGGTTCAGGTCCGGTGACTGTGGAGGCCAAGTCATCTGCCGCAGCACTCAGTCACTCTCCTTCTTGGTCAAATAGTccttacacagcctggaggtgtgtttggggtcattgtcctgttgaaaaataaatgatggtccaactaaacgcaaaccagatgtgatggcatgtcgctgcaggatgctgtggtagccatgctggttgagtgtgccttcaattttgaataaatccccaacagtgtcaccagcaaaacacccccacaccatcacagctcctcctccatgcttcacagtgggaaccaggcatgtggaatccatccgttcatcttttctgcgtctcacaaagacacagcggttggaaccaaagatctcaaatttggactcatcagaccaaagcacagatttccactggtctaatgtccattccttgtgttttttggcccaaacaaatctcttctgctcgttgcctctccttagcagtgttttcctagcagctatttgaccatgaaAGCCTGATTTGCACAGTCTCctcttaacagttgttctagagatgggtctgctgctagaactctgtgtggcattcaactggtctgtgatctgagctgctgttaacttgcgatttctgaggctggtgactcggatgaacttgtcctgagaagcagaggtgactcttggtcttccttccctgggtcggtcctcgtgtgtgccagtttcgctgtagcgcttgatggtttttgtgactccacttggggacacatttaaagtgtctgcaattttccggactgactgaccttcatttcttaaagtaatgatggccactcgtttttctttagttagctgattggttcttgccataatatgaattttaacagttgtccaatagggctgtcggctgtgtagtaacctgacttctgcacaacacaactgaatgTTCCCAACCCCATtaataaagcaagaaattccactaattcAGGTGTCCCtgaatcagagcaaagggtggctattttgaagacactagaatataaaacatgtgttcagttatttcacctttttttgttaagtacataactccacatgtgttcattcatagttttgatgccttcagtgagaatctacaatgtaaatagtcatgaaaatacagaaaacggtgtgtccaaacttttggcctgtactatatatatatatatatatatatatatatatatatatatacttatgtCTGAAGGCACTAAATCAGGCATTTTAGCTAGGTTAGCGCTTAAGGTAGCGTCTTATCAAACACCCTAAGCGTCAGTTTCACCAGAACCTCATAGCAGAGCCATTTCTCTAGCTGTTGGGTTCCCCTCCACAGAATGGGAAAAGCAGACGTCCGGACGTTTGGGtgggttgtgtttttttaatgtagcGCCTTCAGCCATAGATTTGAAAAAATCAGAATgtccacaatgcagaaacacaggGAAGCAGAATCTAGctaagcttcaccaaacagctttttaatcaGTGTGTAAAATTcccatttcagagcagtgataaaacaccagtttagaaacagaaagagctTCTGCAGTGATTTCACATTCAGGTCcacgtctctgtgtaaaaagtaCTGAACTTCAGTGTGTGTTAGTCTTTAAACCAGCTGCTGAAactccaaaaacaaaaacagcacatgGAGAGAAAGTGGAGAGAGCTGTAATGAAAAGTTcattaaatgtgtgtttaataataataataataataataataataataactgtctATGACTGGATCTTACTGGCTGTTTAAACATTGGGTTTGAAAAatgtcagtaagcttcatggtatcgatGCTCTCTATTGCAGATACTGGTACTATGTGggtatcggtgcaacactacTTTTAgcattttaccccattttctacccaattttgAAGGTCAGTTATCCAGTCCCCGTTTatgtaaaggataaaggtgcacgtattcgtcactgtacagtgtggactgtacagcgaaatgtgtcctccgcatttaacccatctggtagtgaacacacactcacacgtgttaggggcagtgagtacacacacacacacccagagcggtgggcagccaactccagcgcccggggagcagagagggtaaagggccttgctcaagggcccaacagtggcagcttgccgagcccgggaatcgaacccacaaccctgttatcgatatcccggcgctctaaccgctgagccaccactgcccccacctCATGTAAACTCACCTCatcactaggagggtgaagactagcacatctACTCGAACGCCGCCTCTTTTtcaactgccgctgatgcagcatcgctaggtaggGAAAGCGTTTTGAGGAAAGCACGGCTCCCCAGCTCTGTTACGACagttaacagatgcctgtgctgaccaacatcacaccaggagtgatgtggggaggaagtgccatcgacccacccctgagagagcaaggctaacTATGCCCACTCtgattccggctgctgatggcaagcagcatgacctgggattccaTCCAGTGATCCTCTGGTCGAACCGTACATCAGCATAGTAGGTTGAGTAGGTTGAGGATAGTTAGCTAGTGGCTACAGATACAATTCGTGCCACACGGCACAGCACAGGTTCAATTCAGGCTAGCTGCAACCTGTTCTGTGGTGTTCGGGGCCACATCCAGCTATCTAAGCTACCATACACAGTGCAGGCTCGGTTTCAGCTAACTGTACATTACCGCTTTTAATGAGTCCATGTGGCACGACATTATTTGGTCATGAGAATCCTTTGGGTCTACCCACAGGTGCTGTGGTGCTTCCTGTACTCTCTCTACACCCAGCGCTACGTGGCGGGGATGGTGACAGCCCTGCTGGTGGAGATCAACAGCGTGACGCTGCACGCCCGGCTGCTGCTGAAGCTGGCCGGAGCTCAGGCCTCGCAGCTctaccaaacaaacaaactcctCAACCTCTTCACCTACATCACCTTCCGCCTCAGTGCCCAGTTCTACCTCACCTGGTACCTCCTGAATAACATCTCCTGGCTGGACCACAGCTACTACTTCCTGGTCACCGTGGTCCTCATGAACACCATGATCCTCATCTACTTCTACCGTCTGCTGAGGGCTGACTTCTTCCCCCGCAGGAAGCTCCACGCTCAGCTGAACGGCATTCACAGCTCATCCACGTTCCTCAATGACTGACCAGGTCTTCTCAGGTCGGATGAGGACTTGAGGACCCGTTGACTGTCCTAACGGCCTGCTCGGTTTTAAGGGGTTAGCCAACCCGCTTGGctaggatgtgtgtgtgtgtgtttacctcgAGGAGAAAGATCTCTGGCTGCCTGGgatctttttttctccagtgtttgtttgtgtgctcATATTTAATGTCTAATGTGTCGTGTAGAAGCTGTTTTGGACCTTATGGACGGATTTCATGGTTGGAAATAAAGCGAGCAATAATGTAGCATTCAGATTTGAAAGCTCCTCAGCTTTCCTTCATTCATTAAGCGATGGATTTCTTACCCAGTGTTCTCTGCAGTTTAGCCTTGTGCAAAACGCCAGCTATCGATTCTGTTACGTCATTTAATTGGCGCCTGCTTCGGCTAAAATCATGTCGAGTGATGGGGGTAGAGGGAGGACCATCCTCCCCAGGGCCGAGACAGCTTAGACAGTCACACCACTCAGGAGCCCAACCTTACGCAATGCtctagaagaaccacatttgcttctttcacaAACCTTTCGCAGAGTTTTTGAGATGCGAAATTTCTAATGTAACTTTCTAACATTTTAAACAGTCCTACTGCAGTACTGCAGTGCCCCTCAGCGGTTCCAgtctttttatataaaataatatccaTGTTTTTCAACACAGCGGATGTTGGCTCCTATTTCGGACGCCGGTCATTACCTTATTAAAGGAATTACGCAGATTTAACACAGGTTTCTGCATCATTTCATCGAAGTGGTCTGTTCTACTGAACCATACTAAAGCAAAATTactcacagtggtggtgataatgGAACTTTAGGCCTCAgaaagctacatcacagaaagATTATAGATGAAATGGTAGCAAATACTCTGCCTAATGCATGAGGCGTTGTTTTGGGATAGTTTAGAGACCATTGAACAGCCTGGTAGCTCTAAAGTTACTGGACATACATGGTCCTTTGGCCTGTTCCATCATTTCTGGAACAATGATATGCTGAACGAACTTCAGCATGGAAGGTCACACATCGAAAGATGAGCCGTCAAGCTTTCCTTCAGCTTATTTTATATGGAGACCGGTGGTACCGACTGTACGTGGTGCTTTATGGTTGCGCTGCAGATTTTCCGTCGGTGGGATGTGGGATGACAGCACTGCCGACTGTTCAGCCGATACGGCGCGCTTGCTTGACTGTGAGAAGCTGAATGTTGCGGCTCGTGGAGGACTTCTGCCAGGCTGCGGGATGCCTAGAAATAAGCACGACAAGAAGAGAACCCGTACCTGTACCAGTCTGATCTGTGACTCGAAGGCTTGTAGGCTTGTATTCAGGCATGCCTTACGATGAGTGAAGACAGGGGGCGGGTCATTAGATTATAGCATGAAACAGTGATTTGTTGctccttttctgtgtttagttCTAATGAATGTGGATAAACTTGGTGGTGAATTGTGTGAAAAATGCATTTCCTTATCTTGAAATGGGGGGGAAATTGTACACAGCATGCAGACAGTGTTTGTGCCTGATACTGAGGCTAATGTCAGccacaataataattaaagatGACGTACAGTATCAAGCGCCGTTGTTTTGATTGTAGAGTGGCACAGAGGAACACAGTGGAAGAGTGCAGTGGTTTTCAGGTTAGTCCTCAGCGCTCCATAAACCAGCAGCCGGTCTGGGGTTCTCCGAGGACTGCTGGCTTAGTGGAACAGTGAAACCAGACCTCACCAAACACAGATATTAAATTAGAACTGTTGGGACGTATTCTAGCTGCTGATTGGTATTACCTTAAATGGGAGATTTTTTggacatttctgcataattcaattATTAAGATGTAAGTGAAGCCATTCAGAATGGTTTCAGAGGTGAAAGGCTCTAATCTAGAGGGAGGCCAGCTGATGCAAATTTCCAAAGCTTCAGAAATACTCAGACTCCTCAAACCCCGTTCCAACAATCGGCAGCCATAggctctggtctggtctggtacccacaaagcaggagaagactgtAAGGAGAGAGCAGAGCCCTTCCAGGTAGCTGTTTCCCTTAGCCGTTAACTCACCGCTCTTAGGATTGCTAGGAAGGCCCATCAGAATCCCCATTTGACTGCAAACGGCCTTCAGGAGGATTTAGCAGACTCCGGAGTAGTGGTGCCCTGTTCTTCCTGTGctgcatcctcaccacaaaatccAAAAGgtatggactacctcaagaagCCCaggctgaaggttttgccatagCCCTCACAGCCCCTCAAAACTGAAGATCTTCAGGAGAGACTTCAAAAGAGCATTTTGTGGAAGACAGCCCAAGaacctcacagaactagaagcctttggGCGGGAGGAGGAACGTCCTCAAAGTTTCTACCCTTTACAATCTGTGAGACTTGACAAGGCTGGTGTTAGGAAGTACTTACATGACCATGCAGTGTACAAAAGTTATTAAAACATCaagggttattattattattattattatttttaacttaATGATATCTGGAAATCAGACCATCTTTTCCTGACATTCCACTGAATCATGAGGGTCCTAGATGGCAGCTTTTACATTTGCCTAGTGCCTAAAACCATGGGGGGTTCTCGGTACTGGTGTACTTAGTAGTACTGACTTGGCAATTTCGACTCACGGGTACAAACACCCGAGGACGGGAGGTCCCCGCATGGTCATTTTGCAGCTGGAACGGCAGCGTGGGATGTTTGGGATATTGGGCTGGGCCAAGTCCACACCTCGACACAAACACAACATAACCCTCAGGGTTTAATCCTAATGcttctaatgttttttttttattagtctcaaaaacacagaattGAGTAAATATCAGTTAAATACATTTCCACTCATGGAAGCAAATGTCCAGAAGTCTAACGTGCAGGACAGTAGAGTCCAGGCCCAGAGTCCAGGcccagcactgggctattgatgacagggttgtgggttcgatatctgGGACTGCTGCAAGCTGCCCTTTGCCCACCCAGAGAAaggggtgagggtgggtgaagggccttgcttgaGGGTCTATCAACAAAGTGTGCTCACtttcactgtatgtgtgtggatgggttaaaggtggaggccaaattccttCAGTGTCCAA
The sequence above is drawn from the Salminus brasiliensis chromosome 11, fSalBra1.hap2, whole genome shotgun sequence genome and encodes:
- the LOC140564960 gene encoding TLC domain-containing protein 1-like, translating into MEGTLLALQRNPGLSVLFFSLVFRVVHRLLRLLPAPKAVQLDEVRCWKWRNLCVSLVHAMLTGPWAVTCVCLWPEMLNNIHSYYTPVSYLLLCVSSGYFVQDTGDILFSGHARGSWEFLLHHFLVLWCFLYSLYTQRYVAGMVTALLVEINSVTLHARLLLKLAGAQASQLYQTNKLLNLFTYITFRLSAQFYLTWYLLNNISWLDHSYYFLVTVVLMNTMILIYFYRLLRADFFPRRKLHAQLNGIHSSSTFLND